Proteins encoded in a region of the Tripterygium wilfordii isolate XIE 37 chromosome 21, ASM1340144v1, whole genome shotgun sequence genome:
- the LOC119988436 gene encoding probable terpene synthase 9, translating to MAPLVVSLTISHFVIQTGSTALHYSALPETRTKHCHSSRPFASINSNSLQMNQRPLTDYRPAIWNPELIDSLNTPYSYQSHGTQLDKLRQDAKRLLASTSDPCLLLNHVESMQRLGIAYHFQEEIDYLLNTRIQPYSPDDHDLHTTALRFRILRDNNFPISSDVFGKFMSREGKFLDSLSRDVKGLLSLYEASFLGVDGEVILDEAKEFSSKNLRALLGRLESTSIDVAEQVKQSLQIPLFWRMPRVEARNFIDFYQKKDVKSSTLLELAKLDFNLVQSTYQQELKELSKWWENLGFKQKLSFTRDRLMQSYFSTTGITFKPQFSKARIAATKFINIVNTIDDIHDYYGSQDDLKLFDSAVKRWDLAAMEELPDYMKICYFAMYNLVNELAYDVLINQGIDVLPCLREAWTKFCGAAFVESQWCYTGYTPSMDDYLKNCWISIGVHGSLNFARAHQQGSRSPIANTPLHCLEDPLLYWSSVICRLNNDLATFQHESKTGEVVSFVKCYMVEKGVSQEQACDEIRELIKHAWKMLNTERRRSDLPPLMVEMCMDTPKLSQCLYQHGDGFGVAIDLTKDVMSSLIFRQIPI from the exons CAGACTGGTTCAACAGCCTTACACTACTCAGCTCTGCCTGAAACCAGAACAAAACATTGTCATTCATCAAGACCATTTGCATCGATCAACTCCAATTCGCTACAAATGAATCAACGGCCCTTGACTGACTACCGTCCGGCGATCTGGAATCCGGAGCTAATCGACTCCTTGAACACTCCCTACAGC TATCAATCACATGGAACCCAGCTGGACAAGTTGAGGCAAGATGCCAAGAGATTGCTTGCGTCCACCTCTGATCCTTGTCTCCTCTTGAATCATGTTGAGTCGATGCAGCGATTAGGAATCGCTTACCATTTTCAAGAAGAAATCGACTACTTGCTTAATACTCGTATTCAGCCGTACTCTCCTGATGATCATGATCTCCACACAACTGCATTGAGGTTCCGCATCCTACGAGACAACAATTTCCCCATTAGCTCAG ATGTGTTTGGAAAGTTCATGAGCAGAGAAGGGAAATTCCTGGACAGTTTGAGCAGAGATGTGAAAGGACTATTGAGTTTGTATGAAGCTTCATTCTTGGGAGTGGATGGAGAAGTTATTTTAGATGAAGCCAAAGAGTTCAGTAGCAAGAACTTAAGAGCCTTACTGGGGAGATTGGAGAGTACGAGTATCGATGTTGCGGAACAAGTGAAGCAGTCGCTACAAATTCCTCTGTTTTGGAGGATGCCAAGAGTGGAAGCAAGGAATTTCATTGATTTCTACCAAAAGAAAGACGTGAAGAGCTCGACTTTGCTTGAGCTTGCCAAGTTAGATTTCAATCTAGTCCAGTCTACATATCAACAGGAGCTGAAAGAGCTATCAAAGTGGTGGGAAAACTTGGGATTCAAACAAAAGTTAAGCTTTACGAGGGATCGATTGATGCAGAGCTACTTCTCGACGACAGGGATTACTTTCAAGCCCCAGTTTTCCAAAGCCAGAATAGCAGCAACAAAGTTTATTAACATTGTTAATACCATTGATGACATACATGATTATTATGGATCACAAGATGATCTCAAACTCTTTGATAGCGCTGTTAAGAG ATGGGATTTGGCTGCCATGGAAGAACTTCCGGATTACATGAAGATATGCTATTTTGCGATGTACAATCTCGTTAACGAGCTGGCCTATGATGTTTTAATCAATCAAGGCATTGATGTTTTGCCCTGTCTTAGGGAAGCG TGGACAAAGTTCTGCGGAGCAGCTTTTGTAGAATCTCAATGGTGCTACACTGGGTATACACCAAGCATGGACGACTACCTGAAAAATTGTTGGATTTCAATAGGTGTTCATGGAAGCTTAAACTTCGCTCGAGCGCACCAGCAAGGATCAAGATCCCCCATAGCTAATACACCACTCCACTGCTTGGAAGATCCGCTACTCTACTGGTCGTCCGTCATTTGTCGTTTGAATAACGATTTGGCAACTTTCCAG CATGAGAGCAAGACAGGGGAGGTGGTAAGTTTTGTCAAGTGTTATATGGTTGAAAAAGGTGTATCGCAAGAGCAAGCATGTGATGAGATAAGGGAGTTGATAAAGCATGCATGGAAGATGTTGAATACAGAGAGAAGGAGAAGTGATCTTCCACCATTAATGGTGGAAATGTGTATGGACACACCAAAGCTTTCCCAATGCCTCTACCAGCATGGTGATGGTTTCGGGGTAGCCATCGATTTGACCAAAGATGTCATGTCCTCCTTGATCTTTCGCCAAATCCCTATTTAG
- the LOC119989895 gene encoding myb family transcription factor IPN2-like, which yields MFHTKKLSTMNSHHESSRPMCVQGDSGLVLTTDPKPRLRWTVELHERFVDAVAQLGGPDKATPKTIMRVMGVKGLTLYHLKSHLQKFRLGKQPHKEFNDHSIKDASALDLQRSCASSAGMMVRSMNDNSHMVDAIGMQMEVQRRLHEQLEVQKHLQLRIEAQGKYMQSILEKACQTLAGENNMSYASKGINGNHHHHQGLVPQEMKDFGPLNFPAAFQDLNIYGGGHHLQQEIERSSSPVLVHHHGFNNNDPGNNLSLGGKKRPSPSYTGGGGKSPLIWSDDFRLQELGTTPHHQIQIGPPSITTTTTLNSMSDIYESKPAVVVHQGDSMKKFEASSSSSSKLERPSPRRDRMSPMIPQGRNNNTSFV from the exons ATGTTCCACACCAAGAAACTCTCTACTATGAATTCTCACCACGAAAGTAGTAGACCCATGTGTGTTCAAGGTGACTCTGGCCTTGTCCTCACCACTGACCCTAAGCCTCGCCTCCGATGGACGGTCGAACTCCACGAACGATTCGTCGATGCTGTTGCTCAGCTTGGAGGACCAGACA AGGCAACACCAAAGACTATCATGAGAGTTATGGGTGTGAAGGGACTTACTCTTTACCACCTTAAAAGCCATCTCCAG AAATTCAGGCTTGGAAAGCAACCTCACAAGGAATTCAATGATCACTCTATTAAGGATG CTTCGGCATTGGATCTTCAAAGAAGTTGTGCATCTTCAGCCGGCATGATGGTTCGTAGCATGAATGA TAACTCACACATGGTTGATGCGATTGGGATGCAAATGGAGGTGCAGAGAAGACTCCATGAACAATTAGAG GTACAAAAGCACCTTCAACTAAGAATTGAGGCCCAAGGGAAGTACATGCAAAGCATATTGGAGAAAGCTTGTCAAACCCTAGCAGGAGAAAACAATATGAGCTATGCTTCTAAAGGCATCAAtggaaatcatcatcatcatcaaggaTTAGTTCCTCAGGAGATGAAAGATTTCGGTCCTCTCAATTTTCCGGCTGCATTTCAAGACCTAAACATATATGGAGGAGGTCATCACCTTCAACAAGAAATTGAAAGATCATCATCACCAGTACTTGTTCATCATCATGGTTTTAATAATAATGATCCTGGTAATAACCTTTCtttgggaggaaagaagagGCCTAGCCCTAGCTATACTGGCGGCGGCGGCAAGAGTCCTTTGATTTGGTCGGACGATTTCCGATTGCAAGAGCTCGGAACAACACCTCATCATCAGATTCAGATTGGACCTCCTTCcattactactactactactctcAATTCGATGTCGGATATTTATGAATCAAAGCCAGCAGTAGTAGTACACCAAGGTGATTCAATGAAGAAATTTGaagcatcatcttcatcttcatcaaagCTTGAAAGGCCATCACCAAGGAGAGATAGGATGAGCCCTATGATTCCACAAGGAAGGAACAATAATACTTCATTTGTTTGA
- the LOC119989390 gene encoding uncharacterized protein LOC119989390, which translates to MDAVVNSMATFSLTAEEGELVILQQEEISDNLKDFPNSAVGKILSHRILNKTAVRTVFRRAWGFGDDLRIFDLGPNFFQFIFPNEFALNRVLDEAPWYMDNHLLVLKKWELGMSVENAKFDSCPFWIHAHGLPLVCHSPKVAQSLGSAVGGFISAEDRSFGKSSNAYLRFRALVYLDKPIRRGCFVLTPDGSKVWVSFRYERLMEFCFYCGVLGHDEKRCSLHFEAVKNNKDVSSQYGPWLSTASMGGRHKNSNTSSGSKHNSAGSSLGESGKAHTTYKNLNTTAVEEEEGSVGSIPVGRKNGPTGTEKLSEPEMEKVQSSLVDIGPCKQDLGANERLQAIFNTLVGTGSSSGMEFTSGGTNTSGAPTPLNQHQKAAGSKQRKGSRLKEKARNIRVHTTLTQMEVDKLDLVVGSKRTRIEEPDNSIPKKYRQEYVTGATPSHSLLAVAAQNQPRQAQ; encoded by the coding sequence ATGGATGCTGTTGTCAACTCCATGGCAACTTTCTCTCTTACAGCTGAAGAGGGCGAGCTGGTGATTCTGCAACAAGAGGAGATCAGTGACAACTTGAAAGACTTCCCCAACAGTGCCGTAGGAAAAATCCTTTCTCACCGGATCTTGAATAAAACTGCTGTCCGAACAGTCTTCCGTAGAGCTTGGGGTTTTGGTGACGATCTCCGCATTTTTGACCTCGGCCCGAACTTCTTCCAGTTCATCTTCCCCAATGAATtcgcactaaatcgagtattaGACGAAGCACCGTGGTACATGGATAATCACCTATTAGTTTTAAAGAAATGGGAGCTGGGTATGAGTGTGGAAAATGCTAAATTTGACTCTTGCCCCTTCTGGATCCATGCCCATGGTCTCCCACTAGTTTGCCATTCCCCAAAAGTGGCTCAATCTCTGGGTTCTGCAGTTGGTGGTTTTATCTCTGCAGAGGATCGGTCTTTTGGCAAATCGTCCAATGCCTATTTACGCTTCCGGGCATTAGTCTACTTAGACAAACCCATTCGTAGAGGCTGCTTTGTTCTTACTCCGGATGGCTCTAAAGTTTGGGTCTCTTTTCGTTATGAAAGACTGATGGAGTTCTGCTTCTACTGTGGAGTTCTTGGTCACGATGAAAAGCGGTGTAGcctccactttgaagctgtgaaGAACAACAAAGATGTTTCGTCACAATATGGCCCCTGGCTCAGTACTGCATCAATGGGGGGCCGGCATAAAAACAGTAATACTTCTTCGGGGTCAAAACACAACTCTGCTGGTTCCTCGCTGGGTGAATCTGGGAAAGCCCACACAACTTACAAGAACTTGAATACAACAgctgtagaagaagaagaaggttccGTTGGATCCATCCCTGTTGGAAGAAAAAATGGGCCCACTGGAACTGAGAAGCTGTCTGAACCAGAGATGGAGAAAGTCCAATCGAGCTTAGTGGATATTGGGCCCTGCAAGCAGGATTTGGGAGCTAATGAACGACTACAAGCTATTTTTAACACTCTTGTTGGCACCGGGTCAAGTAGTGGTATGGAGTTCACCTCAGGTGGTACCAATACCTCTGGGGCACCCACCCCTTTGAATCAACATCAGAAAGCTGCTGGCTCGAAACAGAGGAAAGGATCACGTTTGAAAGAAAAAGCGAGGAATATCAGAGTGCATACCACTTTAACCCAGATGGAGGTGGATAAACTAGATTTGGTGGTTGGATCTAAAAGAACCAGAATAGAGGAGCCTGATAACTCTATTCCCAAGAAATACAGGCAAGAATATGTGACTGGTGCAACACCCTCACACTCTTTATTGGCAGTGGCTGCCCAGAATCAGCCACGCCAGGCGCAATGA